The proteins below are encoded in one region of Mya arenaria isolate MELC-2E11 chromosome 15, ASM2691426v1:
- the LOC128219713 gene encoding scavenger receptor class F member 1-like, with protein sequence MCHFFLLYVLKFLFRSEMMSLELKDISPFLILLLAYGCSASCSVGCLNGQCDTTTGYCTCRDGYYNARCSYKCGEGCSNGRCDSTTGYCTCRDGYYNARCSCKCGEGCSNGQCDQTSGYCTCKDGYYNARCSYNCSEGCSNGRCDQTSGYCTCKDGYYNTRCSFKCGEGCSNGRCDQTSGYCTCKDGYYNARCSYKCGEGCSNGRCDTTTGYCTCKDGYYNARCSYKCGEGCSNGRCDTTTGYCTCKDGYYNARCSYKCGEGCSNGRCDTTTGYCTCKDGYYGSRCSHKCGEGCSNGQCDTTTGYCTCKDGYFGTKCSWNLATEIVIYLT encoded by the exons atgtgtcaCTTCTTCCtgctttatgttttaaaattcttatttaGAAGTGAAATGATGTCTTTGGAATTAAAGGATATTTCTCCTTTTCTTATATTACTGCTGGCGTACG GTTGCTCAGCTTCGTGCAGTGTAGGCTGTCTCAATGGTCAATGTGACACAACAACGGGATATTGTACATGTAGAGATGGCTACTATAATGCGAGATGCTCATATAAATGCGGTGAAGGATGTTCCAATGGTCGATGTGACAGTACAACGGGATATTGTACATGTAGAGATGGCTACTATAATGCGAGATGCTCATGCAAGTGCGGTGAAGGATGTTCCAATGGTCAATGTGACCAAACTTCGggatattgtacatgtaaagaTGGCTACTATAATGCGAGATGCTCATATAATTGCAGTGAAGGATGTTCCAATGGTCGATGTGACCAAACATCGggatattgtacatgtaaagaTGGCTACTATAATACGAGATGCTCATTTAAGTGCGGTGAAGGATGTTCCAATGGTCGATGTGACCAAACTTCGggatattgtacatgtaaagaTGGCTACTATAATGCGAGATGCTCATATAAGTGTGGTGAAGGATGTTCCAATGGTCGATGTGACACAACAACGggatattgtacatgtaaagaTGGCTACTATAATGCGAGATGCTCATATAAGTGCGGTGAAGGATGTTCCAATGGTCGATGTGACACAACAACGggatattgtacatgtaaagaTGGCTACTATAATGCGAGATGCTCATATAAGTGCGGTGAAGGATGTTCCAATGGTCGATGTGACACAACAACGggatattgtacatgtaaagaTGGCTACTATGGTTCGAGATGCTCACATAAGTGCGGTGAAGGATGTTCCAATGGTCAATGTGACACAACAACGggatattgtacatgtaaagaTGGCTACTTTGGGACGAAATGCTCATGGAACTTGGCTACTGAGATTGTTATCTACTTGACCTGA
- the LOC128220189 gene encoding uncharacterized protein LOC128220189, with protein sequence MPYKRGGVRQCVVVNCSDNQKKLYDWENSPCQFHNDVNGKDCPCLVPFKFHCIPASGENRLQWLKSINRKGFDPPTKSVVCSKHFIDGRPTKQNPIPVLEMGYRPVTPKTPGRRPLKRLRLESYENSSPRQSQPQPDPLSTPVKRPSPKVSCPPDEMLTATPITDADEAFTDCQQCLSICCQKYPQHCHNANKPKLVVSSTQTIDLVAHDHTYWYSLKTKTVSTQHSSAEFGFENIQTDTDSRFYTGLSLSVFMTLISTLSTYGKGFPYRMSVPNQILSVLLRLRLALTFEDIGRRFGVSHQLMSNVFKSWINVMSQHLSHCVVWLPRDTIRRTLPNSFKTSFPKTTCIIDCSESFIQRPFSLKARAQTWSTYKSNNTAKFLIAIAPNGFIMYISPLYGGRASDNFITKNCGFLDYLLPGDEVMADRGFTIGEDLCSRRVKLNIPAFMKGRSQLSEQETIDSRRIAAERIHVERAIMRMKSFRLLNTKYSIKTLHNADKTVRVVAALCNMRDSLIRDDVVD encoded by the exons ATGCCATATAAACGAGGTGGTGTAAGGCAGTGTGTTGTGGTTAATTGTAGCGATAACCAGAAGAAACTTTACGACTGGGAAAATTCCCCCTGCCAGTTTCATAATGATGTAAATGGCAAAGACTGTCCATGTCTTGTACCGTTCAAATTCCACTGCATACCGGCATCGGGAGAAAATCGCCTCCAGTGGTTGAAATCCATCAACAGGAAAGGCTTTGACCCTCCTACCAAGTCAGTG GTTTGTTCGAAGCACTTTATAGATGGCCGCCCTACAAAGCAAAACCCAATCCCCGTGTTGGAAATGGGATATCGACCAGTGACGCCAAAGACACCTGGACGTAGACCTTTGAAGAGACTCCGTTTAGAATCTTATGAAAATTCAAGTCCAAGACAGTCACAGCCACAACCTGATCCATTATCAACTCCTGTAAAACGACCAAGTCCAAAAGTGAGCTGTCCTCCTGACGAAATGTTGACAGCTACCCCAATCACTGATGCTGATGAAGCCTTTACGGACTGTCAGCAATGTTTAAGCATCTGTTGTCAGAAATACCCACAACACTGCCATAATGCCAATAAGCCTAAGCTAGTAGTCAGCAGTACACAGACTATTGATTTGGTGGCCCATGACCACACTTACTGGTATTCTCTTAAAACAAAGACGGTATCTACTCAGCATTCTTCTGCGGAAtttggttttgaaaacatacaaacagacacgGACTCTCGTTTTTACACAGGATTGAGCCTTTCAGtgttcatgacattaatttcaacATTGTCAACTTATGGAAAAGGTTTCCCATACAGAATGAGTGTTCCAAACCAAATCCTCTCAGTGCTGTTAAGATTAAGGCTTGCACTCACATTCGAAGATATCGGCAGACGTTTTGGTGTGTCTCACCAACTCATGAGCAATGTTTTTAAGTCATGGATCAATGTAATGTCCCAACATCTGTCACATTGTGTGGTATGGTTGCCCAGAGACACTATTCGAAGAACATTACCAAATTCCTTCAAAACATCATTTCCAAAGACAACCTGCATAATAGACTGTTCTGAAAGTTTTATTCAAagaccattttcattaaaagcAAGGGCTCAGACTTGGAGtacatataaaagtaataacACTGCCAAATTTTTGATTGCGATAGCTCCAAATGGATTTATAATGTACATCTCACCATTGTATGGTGGACGGGCAAGTGACAATTTCATCACCAAAAATTGTGGATTTTTGGACTATTTGCTGCCTGGGGATGAAGTAATGGCTGATCGTGGTTTCACAATAGGTGAGGATTTGTGTAGCCGTCGAGTCAAACTGAATATTCCTGCATTTATGAAGGGTCGGTCGCAGCTATCCGAACAGGAGACCATTGACTCTAGAAGGATTGCGGCTGAAAGAATTCATGTTGAACGCGCTATCATGCGAATGAAGTCTTTTAGACTGTTGAACACtaaatacagtataaaaacattacataatgcaGATAAAACTGTTCGTGTAGTTGCAGCTTTGTGCAACATGAGAGATTCATTAATAAGGGATGATGTTGTTGACTAG
- the LOC128220191 gene encoding uncharacterized protein LOC128220191 — protein sequence MTSEKQLRLPPDDLKWEKNKSNAWPKLMYEDLVDYLIHAKAYDGKAMKSFRSLYGYNYVQNGWMGDMWSIEYEGMTYIKAKISPSQPGVGRKDYNSWIAVSSENTVETGHCTCPAGNARSCSHLSAIIYAITLAWANGVGGETCTDKQRTWGKGAAQVLSHDTISDMVFDRPSPFQLQPCTEKTANKTNTDTDCPPRTEQFLDHSDLQDFVSNSTVANIWECKGTMLYKMLHAPEVKRDMDEEIPHQEHCENASFKGCFATRHGQNYEPVARAWYESVSGHKVRKSGIVVCLTEPYIAASPDGIIDERTIVEIKCPTRQLEDLISSGKYDVLLEDGQPKLSPKGKNGYYCQVQVAMFCTESTLCKFVVWTAEKQCVVDVQYSKDFIKGILPRIRDFYFKHLLVRLTDEFQASRLKISPEYKSLCR from the exons ATGACCTCCGAGAAGCAGCTAC GGCTGCCACCCGATGACTTGAAGTGGGAAAAGAACAAAAGCAATGCCTGGCCTAAACTGATGTACGAGGATCTTGTTGACTATTTGATACATGCAAAAGCATATGATGGAAAGGCCATGAAATCCTTCAGGTCGTTGTATGGATATAACTATGTACAAAATGGTTGGATGGGTGATATGTGGTCCATTGAATATGAGGGTATGACTTACATAAAGGCCAAAATTTCGCCGAGTCAGCCAGGCGTCGGGCGCAAGGACTACAACTCATGGATTGCGGTTTCTAGTGAAAATACTGTTGAGACTGGCCATTGTACTTGTCCAGCTGGCAATGCCCGATCGTGTAGTCATTTATCAgcaattatttatgcaattacaCTGGCATGGGCGAATGGTGTAGGTGGGGAAACGTGTACAGACAAACAGCGGACTTGGGGTAAAGGAGCTGCGCAAGTACTGTCACATGACACCATTTCAGACATGGTGTTTGACCGACCAAGTCCATTTCAGCTACAACCATGTACTGAGAAAACAGCCAACAAGACCAACACGGATACAGATTGTCCACCTCGCACTGAACAGTTTCTGGACCATAGTGACTTACAGGACTTTGTGTCAAATTCCACAGTGGCAAACATTTGGGAGTGCAAAGGTACAATGTTGTACAAAATGCTACATGCACCAGAGGTTAAAAGGGACATGGATGAAGAAATCCCGCACCAAGAACATTGTGAAAATGCCTC GTTTAAGGGATGCTTTGCTACACGTCATGGACAGAACTACGAACCAGTTGCACGAGCCTGGTATGAAAGCGTTTCTGGTCACAAGGTTAGAAAATCTGggattgttgtttgtttaacgGAGCCATATATTGCCGCCAGCCCAGATGGTATTATAGATGAAAGAACAATTGTGGAAATAAAATGTCCAACACGCCAGCTAGAAGACCTCATATCATCAGGAAAATATGATGTTCTACTCGAAGATGGTCAGCCGAAATTGAGCCCCAAGGGAAAAAATGGCTATTATTGCCAAGTACAAGTTGCAATGTTTTGCACTGAGTCAACTTTGTGCAAGTTTGTTGTGTGGACAGCTGAAAAGCAGTGTGTTGTGGATGTTCAATACAGTAAAGACTTTATAAAGGGCATTCTTCCTAGAATCCGTGACTTTTACTTTAAGCACCTCCTTGTTAGACTAACAGATGAGTTCCAGGCAAGTCGTCTGAAAATCTCCCCGGAATACAAATCCTTGTGCCGTTAA